The window GTCAAACGCCGGGAGTGTTCCCTGATTAAAGAAGGTTACTTGTGAAGCCTTCAACCCAAAAAAATCATGTTTCTTAAAAAATTCTTCTGTATCAGTCCTTGTAGGCTTCGAAGTCATAATGTACCATGGAATTAGATGAGAGGTTCTTGTTAGAGTCTGTAGACGCAAGATCTTTTCCGCCTGGATCTGGAAAAGCGATTTACCCGATGGGAGCCCTATGTCGTAGCATCCTTTAGGCTGAGAAGACCCTAATCTAGTACCTTGGCCACCAGCCATCAAAATCACACCAACTTCTCCTTTAATAATCGCGTCAAGTCCCAATTGCCAGTATTCTTGCTTAGCTTTCTCATCACCGATTACAGACTGATAAGACGAAGCTGGCAAAGGCTCTATACTCCCACCCTGATTAGCCAtagtctttgaaagagaaatcGCTTGCTGACAATCAGAAACCAGCTTCTTTGGATCATTTTTCGAGGCTACAGACGAAAGATTCTGCACCAATGCCTGCTGATCAGAAGGCGATAGGCTCTCCCAATGGTCGAAAAGTTGTCCTTGGCCAGCTTGCTCATAAAGCTTTCTAACttccatcttcaattgagcCTTTTAACTTCGAGAAACccactttcaaagctaCTTGTTGAACTCTTTCTTTTATATGCTGATAGGGTCCTTTTCATAGAAACACGAACATTTCTAGCGAGGCGTGTAATATtaacaagatcaaagaaacaacaTAAAAGAGGCTTAATTGAAAGATCCGGTTTCACTCGTTAAAACTCTTCAGGAAGAGTTGGGAATTTGGCACACACTGGTAGAGTTACTTTGGGTGCTTCTCGACAAGATCCTTAGTGGTGTTGATCGCTTTCCTTAGGACATGGCCAATGCTGCTGGAAGAAGGAGACGAGCAGGCTCTCTGCGGACTCAGATGTTCAATAAACACCTTTACAATAAGTTCACTCGAAGCCAGGAACAGCATATAGAACTGAGAGAGATCTCGGAGGGCAGTGGGAACATCGATGAGGCTAATGAGACGACATCAATCGAAGAACTTGAgctcgaagaagaatataatgaggaagatgaaattggGACACCTTCGTTGTGGAACAGATTCCTTGACATTGTCCTGAATAGGACGCGAACTCTAAGGTCGAAGGATGGACGACATATACCGATAACATTGGACCACACCACAGTCGAGTATTTAACATACTCATGCCCGAACAATGATCTCCTCATGGATGAAAGGTTGGATAAACCATACTGTGACAACCAGATCACTTCATCGCGATATACTGtcttttcattctttccCAGGCAACTGTATGCCCAATTTTCCAGATTAGCAAACTCATATTTCTTCCTGGTTGCAATTTTGCAGATGATTCCAGGCTGGTCTACGACAGGTACGTATACTACTATTATTCCCTTGTGTGTGTTTATGGGAATTTCAATGGCTCGAGAAGCCTGGGACGATTTCAAGAGACATAGGTTGgataaagaagaaaatgaaaagttgGTTAGCGTACTGACCAAGACACCATTGAACAATGACGCACTaaaagaggatgatttttcattgaacCCTCAAATTACGGGCCTTGGGAGTGTGCCAGATGAGATAGACTCAGCAGCGCGCAGTACGACTTCCCAGGGTCCGCTTTACACAcaattcaacaattttcaaCTCTTAGCCGATAGGCACAGGGTGAGTATAGAAAAGAGACAATGGAAGAACATAAGAGTCGGTGATTTTGTTCTATTGAAACAGGACGACTGGGTCCCAGcagatcttcttcttttggcAAGTGACGGAAGCAATAGTGAATGTTTTGTCGAGACTATGGCACTTGACGGTGAAACGAATCTAAAGAGCCGGCAACCGCATCTTGAATTAAGCAAGTTAACATGCGCTGCTTCGGGATTAGCTAATATCAATGCCAGAGTTACAATTGAGGATCCTAACATAGACCTCTacaattttgaaggaaaCTTGGAGCTTCATGGCCATCAGAACGACTCTTTCATAAAGTTTCCATTGAGTACCGACAATGTTATATATCGTGGCAGTATTCTACGAAATACACATAATGCGGTGGGAATGGTTATTTTCACGGGTGAAGAAACTAAGATCAGGATGAATGCATTAAAGAACCCTAGGATCAAAGCTCCTAAATTGCAAAGGAAGATCAACATGATCGTCGCTTTCATGGTTTTCGTCGTCGCTACAGTATCTCTATTTTCGTACTTAGGACATGTCCTTGACAAcaaaaaattcttgaacgaTGGTCAAGCATGGTACCTAATGAATCAGGATGCTGGTGTGGCTGCCACAATTATGTCCTTCATTATCATGTACAACACAATGATTCCACTGTCATTGTACGTGACAATGGAAATAATCAAGGTAATTCAAAGCAAATTGATGGAGTGGGATATTGATATGTACCACGCTGAAACAAATACGCCATGTGAGTCTCGTACGGCCACAATTTTAGAAGAGCTGGGACAGGTCTCATACATCTTCGGCGACAAGACAGGTACACTAACCGATAACAAGATGATATTCCGAAAATTCTCCTTCTGTGGCTCTTCCTGGGTCCATAACGTAAGTTCCGAGGATAACCTACTGAATAAGCAACAGTCAAACATCAGTGAAACGAATTTAGACGTTGTCTCATATGACGGAGGTGAGCTTCTCGATAATTTGCGGCATGAAGAGGTTCAGGCTGGGCCTTCCTCTGTGAATGTTGGTAATTCAGCGCGGAGATCAGTGGACTATAAAGGTAACTCGGCTGCAACCTACACTGGGAGACCAAGTATGAGATCGTTGCGCGGAGAAAGAAGCTTTAGCTCGGAGGCATCATCGACAGCTCGAAAAAGAGGCGGCCCTCcggctttgaaaagttcattCGATCTAATCAAATACATCCAGAAGCACCCGGATGAACTATTCTCTCAGAAGGCCAAGTTTTTCATCTTATCCCTAGCACTGTGCCACAGCTGCTTAGCTAAAAAAAGTGACGGGTCTAcccaagaagatgacgCCGTGGAGTAtcaatcatcatcacctgACGAGTTGGCATTAGTAACTGCAGCGAGAGACCTTGGATATATTGTTCTAGGTAGAAATGCTAAATTCCTTACCATAAAGAGTTATCCAAATGGTTTTGACGCCGAGCCCCAAACAGATGATTACGAAATTCTAAACTATATCGACTTCAATTCTCAACGAAAAAGAATGTCAGTATTAGTCCGAATGGCTGATCATCCGGATAAAGTTTTGCTTATATGCAAAGGTGCAGACAGCATCATTTTGGAGCGACTAAGAAACCGTGATTTTGCATACCAAAAGTTGGATGAAATTAACACGAATACAAAAGAGCGTAAGGACGCCGAAGCAGAGCTTATTATCCAAAAAAGGCTTTCCTTAGAAAGAATGGCAGCGACTGACGATGTGATCAGTAATCGGCTCAGACCTTCTGTCTCCAGCAACCCTAGAGAAAGCTTGTCTCTAAAAGCTGTAAGAAAGAGTATGTCTAAAAAGGGGAATAATCATCAAGATCCTGAAATGCAAATCGAGTCGATTGACCAATTTTTAGACAACATAAAGCGTACGGATGATGAGATAGAAGATGTAATCGCACATAGCCGACAGTCACTTCACAAGCAGCAGCTTGAGAAGTACAGTTCGAGAGTGTCCACTGACAACGGCTACAGGAAAGCTGAGATCGATTTTCTTCGCACTTCACCCACTCAAACCCACTTCTCTTCTCCAGACAAGACTGACATGGATCAGTACATAGGAAGTGACGAACTCATTCAGAGCGAGGAATATGTATTAGAGAGAACATTGCAAGCCATTGACGAGTTTTCGACTGAGGGCTTAAGAACCTTGCTCTACGCCTACAAGTGGATTGACTCGTCTGAATACGCAGGATGGGAAGAGCGTTATCATTTGGCTAAAACTTCCTTAACGGATCGGAAAGCCAAGATAGATAGGATTGGTGCAGAGATTGAGGATGACTTATCATTGCTAGGTACAACTGCTATTGAAGATaaacttcaagaaggaGTAGGCGAATCAATCGAGAAAATCAGACGTGCGGGTATCAAGATGTGGATGCTGACTGGTGACAAAAGAGAGACCGCAATAAACATCGGCTATTCTTGTAAGCTAATATATGATTATTCTACCGTGGTGGTTTTTTCGACTAATGAGGAAAACATGATTGCAAAGATGAATGCCGTGACTCAAGAGATAGACTCCGGTAACGTGGCACATTGTGTTCTTGTTATCGATGGGGCCACCGTAGCTCTTTTTGAAAGCAATCCCAATTTGATGTCGGTCTTTATTGAACTCTGTACTAAAACCGATTCAGTAATATGTTGCCGTGCGTCACCATCTCAAAAGGCATTAATGGTTAGCAACATCAGAAACACAGACAAAAGCCTTGTCACGTTGGCGATTGGTGACGGTGCAAATGACATTGCAATGATCCAATCTGCTGATATCGGTGTTGGAATTGCAGGTAAGGAAGGTTTGCAAGCATCAAGATCGTCCGATTATTCTATCGGTCAGTTCAGGTTTTTAATCAAACTTCTATTCGTTCACGGTCGTTACAATTACATCCGCACTTCCAAGTTCGTCTTGTGTACGTTTTACAAAGAAGTGAGCTTTTACTTGACGCAGCTCATCTATCAAAGGTACACCATGTTTTCAGGCACATCACTGTATGAGTCCTGGTCGTTGTCGATGTTTAACACTCTGTTTACCTCACTTCCCGTCCTTTGCATTGGTATGTTTgaaaaggatttgaagCCTGCTACGCTTTTGACAGTTCCCGAACTTTACTCCACTGGTCGTACATATCAAAGCTTCAACTTTattgtattttttcaatggaTCATCATGGGGGCTTGTAACGCAGTGATAGTAACGTTTCTGAATGTGACAATCTGGGGGGAGACTGCGCTAACAGATAACACCCTTTACCCATTGGGTATAATCAACTACACAGCCTTAACGTTTCTGATCAACATAAAGTGTCAATTTGTGGAGACTCATAATCGTAACTGGCTGGCATTCGCGTCCGTGGCAATATCCTGTCTAGGATGGCTTCTTTGGTGCTGTCTTCTACCACGCGTAAGAAAAAACGACCCGATCTATGATGTGGAGGATGGCCTGTATCAGTATTTTGGTGATGACATTACCTTTTACTGCTCGATTCTTGTCTTGA of the Torulaspora delbrueckii CBS 1146 chromosome 7, complete genome genome contains:
- the DNF3 gene encoding aminophospholipid-translocating P4-type ATPase DNF3 (similar to Saccharomyces cerevisiae DNF3 (YMR162C); ancestral locus Anc_2.349) produces the protein MANAAGRRRRAGSLRTQMFNKHLYNKFTRSQEQHIELREISEGSGNIDEANETTSIEELELEEEYNEEDEIGTPSLWNRFLDIVLNRTRTLRSKDGRHIPITLDHTTVEYLTYSCPNNDLLMDERLDKPYCDNQITSSRYTVFSFFPRQLYAQFSRLANSYFFLVAILQMIPGWSTTGTYTTIIPLCVFMGISMAREAWDDFKRHRLDKEENEKLVSVLTKTPLNNDALKEDDFSLNPQITGLGSVPDEIDSAARSTTSQGPLYTQFNNFQLLADRHRVSIEKRQWKNIRVGDFVLLKQDDWVPADLLLLASDGSNSECFVETMALDGETNLKSRQPHLELSKLTCAASGLANINARVTIEDPNIDLYNFEGNLELHGHQNDSFIKFPLSTDNVIYRGSILRNTHNAVGMVIFTGEETKIRMNALKNPRIKAPKLQRKINMIVAFMVFVVATVSLFSYLGHVLDNKKFLNDGQAWYLMNQDAGVAATIMSFIIMYNTMIPLSLYVTMEIIKVIQSKLMEWDIDMYHAETNTPCESRTATILEELGQVSYIFGDKTGTLTDNKMIFRKFSFCGSSWVHNVSSEDNLLNKQQSNISETNLDVVSYDGGELLDNLRHEEVQAGPSSVNVGNSARRSVDYKGNSAATYTGRPSMRSLRGERSFSSEASSTARKRGGPPALKSSFDLIKYIQKHPDELFSQKAKFFILSLALCHSCLAKKSDGSTQEDDAVEYQSSSPDELALVTAARDLGYIVLGRNAKFLTIKSYPNGFDAEPQTDDYEILNYIDFNSQRKRMSVLVRMADHPDKVLLICKGADSIILERLRNRDFAYQKLDEINTNTKERKDAEAELIIQKRLSLERMAATDDVISNRLRPSVSSNPRESLSLKAVRKSMSKKGNNHQDPEMQIESIDQFLDNIKRTDDEIEDVIAHSRQSLHKQQLEKYSSRVSTDNGYRKAEIDFLRTSPTQTHFSSPDKTDMDQYIGSDELIQSEEYVLERTLQAIDEFSTEGLRTLLYAYKWIDSSEYAGWEERYHLAKTSLTDRKAKIDRIGAEIEDDLSLLGTTAIEDKLQEGVGESIEKIRRAGIKMWMLTGDKRETAINIGYSCKLIYDYSTVVVFSTNEENMIAKMNAVTQEIDSGNVAHCVLVIDGATVALFESNPNLMSVFIELCTKTDSVICCRASPSQKALMVSNIRNTDKSLVTLAIGDGANDIAMIQSADIGVGIAGKEGLQASRSSDYSIGQFRFLIKLLFVHGRYNYIRTSKFVLCTFYKEVSFYLTQLIYQRYTMFSGTSLYESWSLSMFNTLFTSLPVLCIGMFEKDLKPATLLTVPELYSTGRTYQSFNFIVFFQWIIMGACNAVIVTFLNVTIWGETALTDNTLYPLGIINYTALTFLINIKCQFVETHNRNWLAFASVAISCLGWLLWCCLLPRVRKNDPIYDVEDGLYQYFGDDITFYCSILVLTVLPVMIDIIYKTVKVMIWPTDTDIFAQLEKKSGIRKKLEFGAYNEMKQGWTWERDPGTFQAYKDRVFPRSRASSRASSKNEGTSGGRSPSNTLSASDSDGTNTGQNEAENLSYDYDKYEMLPSGKLIKRKDLEPRPSQESSTKIATLIPKRLRFSLRSDSEDDADVRAIIEQRMQDLE